A window of Malania oleifera isolate guangnan ecotype guangnan chromosome 5, ASM2987363v1, whole genome shotgun sequence contains these coding sequences:
- the LOC131154819 gene encoding gibberellin 2-beta-dioxygenase 2 yields MVVRSPTRSKKTQALGIPVIDLSLDRRTVSELVVKACEDYGFFRVTNHDVPPETVATLEKEGLEFFEKPSPAKQLAGPAAPFGYGFKNIGCNGDTGELEYLLLRADPASVAEKSIAISNDPAHFSCVVNDYVRSVRELACTILDLVAEGLWVTDKSVFSRLIRDVDSDSLLRINHYPPIKDVYSWDPLARLPYQHGRCTNNRIGFGEHSDPQILTILRSNDVPGLQISLRNGLWVPVPPDPTGFYVVVGDALQALTNGRLVSVRHRALTNTVKPRMSIGYFGAPPLSAWISPLPDLVSPHNPSQYKAFRWAEFKKAAYSLRLGDCRLDWFKNNQTKDKQVPLPEF; encoded by the exons ATGGTTGTGCGTTCCCCCACGAGAAGCAAGAAGACGCAGGCATTGGGCATTCCGGTGATCGACCTTTCCCTCGACCGCCGCACGGTGTCGGAGCTGGTCGTCAAGGCCTGCGAGGACTACGGGTTCTTCCGGGTGACGAACCACGACGTGCCGCCGGAGACAGTTGCCACGTTGGAAAAGGAAGGGCTCGAGTTCTTCGAGAAGCCGTCGCCGGCGAAGCAATTGGCCGGGCCGGCAGCCCCGTTCGGGTATGGGTTTAAGAACATCGGCTGCAATGGCGACACCGGCGAGCTGGAGTATCTTCTGCTTCGCGCCGACCCTGCCTCCGTCGCCGAGAAGTCCATAGCTATCTCCAATGACCCAGCTCATTtcag TTGTGTCGTGAATGATTACGTGCGATCGGTTAGGGAGCTAGCCTGTACAATCCTTGATCTTGTGGCTGAGGGTCTGTGGGTCACAGACAAGTCTGTATTCAGCAGGCTAATTAGAGACGTCGATAGCGACTCGCTCCTAAGGATCAACCACTACCCTCCGATCAAGGACGTCTACAGTTGGGATCCATTGGCAAGACTACCGTATCAACATGGAAGGTGTACGAACAATCGGATAGGGTTTGGGGAGCATTCAGACCCCCAGATCTTGACCATTTTGCGATCCAACGACGTTCCAGGGCTTCAAATATCATTGCGTAACGGGTTGTGGGTTCCTGTCCCGCCAGATCCAACAGGTTTCTATGTTGTTGTGGGTGATGCTCTACAG GCTCTAACAAATGGAAGGTTGGTAAGCGTGAGACACAGAGCACTGACAAACACGGTGAAGCCTCGAATGTCAATCGGGTACTTTGGAGCTCCGCCCTTGTCTGCATGGATCTCCCCTCTTCCGGATCTGGTATCGCCCCATAACCCGAGTCAGTACAAGGCCTTCAGGTGGGCCGAGTTCAAGAAAGCCGCCTACTCTCTACGACTAGGAGATTGTCGTCTTGACTGGTTCAAGAATAACCAAACCAAAGATAAACAAGTACCACTCCctgaattttga